The genomic window CTCCGTGCGCCACTTGAGAGCCTCCAAGAGCGCCGGCAGGGTACGCGGATCACGCATCTCAGACATCAGCTGAACGATGCGGTAGCCGTTGCTGGAGTCCTCCGGATGCTCGATATACACCTTCGTAAGGTGCTGATGCGTCACCTCGTTGAACTCCACGATCGGAGCCGCTTCCCGATTCCCTTTGGCCTCGCCGAGCCTCTGGCCGAATATGCGCTGTAGGTGGCCTATCGCCCACTCACGGCGCACGGGATCGGCGAGCTCCTCCGCGAGCCCCTTCGGATCGTTCTCGTCCGCATGGCACCCGCCTAGCACCGCACAGCCCACCGTGACCGCAACGATCAGGACGCCGGTCCGTGTCCGCTTCCTCATGATTCACCTCCTGCCAGAAACTCGGGTGCCCTTCCTTCTAAGGATCAGTCCGAACACCGCCGGGCCAGTACCGGGTCATCCGCGACACGCGAGCGTGTCCCCGCTTCTTACCGACCGCGAACCACAGGCAGCGCGCGGCCAGTCTCCGAGCATTAAGGGTGCAACTATACCTACGACCTCGAAACGGTGTCAATCGTGCAAGAATGCCGCAACGCAGATCGCCCGCACCCGTAACGACCGCAGGTCTTTGCGCTACAGCTGGTCGGCCCGCAGGATACGGGCGCGCCGCGACAAGAGTGAAAAAGGAGCCCACGTTGCAACCCGCACTGCCCCCGCCCATCGAGGACCTCGACAGCCTGCTCGCGCCGCTGTACGCGGCTTGCAAACCGCGCGCACGCTGGAGAGTCGGAACCGAAGCGGAGAAGTTCGGCGTCGATGCGGCAACGGGCCGGCCGGCAGCGTACGACGGGACGCACGGAGTGCGTGCCATCCTGCAGCAGCTCGTTACGCGCCACGGCTGGTTCGAGGAGCGCGAATACGCGGGCGGAGACGTGATAGCGCTGCGACGTGGTGATGCGTCCATCACGCTGGAGCCAGGAGCGCAGCTCGAGCTGTCGGGCGCTCCACTGGGCTCGATCCACCAGACCTGCGCCGAGCTCCGCAACCACATGACCGAGCTGCGCGACGTGTCGGAGCCCTCGAATGTGGTTTGGCTTGGACTCGGCTATCATCCTGTGGCGACGCCCGATCAGCTGCCTTGGGTGCCCAAGCTGCGCTACCAGGTGATGCGCGAGTACCTGCCAACGCGGGGCAGCCGCGCCCTGGACATGATGCGCAGAACCTGCACGGTGCAGGCGAACCTGGACTACTCGAGCGAGCGCGACGCGATGCGCAAGCTACGCTTGGCGCTGGCGGCACAGCCCATCGTGACGGCCATGTTCGCGAACAGTCCCTTTGTGGAGGGGCGCATCGGCAGCCATTGCAGCGAACGGGCGCAGGTCTGGCTCGATGTGGATCCGGATCGTACCGGCTTGCTGCCGTTTGCCTGGGAGGCGACCGCCAGTTTTCGCAGCTATGTGGAATGGGCCCTGGATGTGCCGATGTTCCTGGTCAAGCGTGGCGAGCGCCTCTACCCCAGCGCCGGCTTGACGTTTCGCAGGTTCATGCACGATGGCTGGCAGGGGCTGCAGGCGACGTTGCCGGACTGGGAGGCTCACCTGAACAGCCTGTTTCCGGAAGTACGCCTCAAGCAGACGCTGGAAGTCAGAGGCGCGGATGGACAGTCGCAACCCATGGTCTGTGCCATTCCGGCATTGTGGAAGGGGCTGCTCTACGACACACCGTCGTGCGAGCAGCTCGAGCGGCTGGTGGCCCCGCTCGACCACGACACGGTGCAACGCGCCAGGCCGGCGATCGCTCGCCAAGGATTGCGCGCGGTCCTGGCAAAGCGACCGGTGCTCGAGTGGGCGCTGCAAGTATGCGAGATCGCGGTAGCTGGACTGCGGCGTCAGTCCCATCTGAACCGCGAACGAAGCGACGAAACGGTCCACCTCGAGCGAGTCCGCGAGTTGCTCCAGCACGGGCAGACGCCATCCGAGGCCCTGCTCGCGAAGATCGATCGTGGCCACGATCTGATCCCTCAGATCTTGCGGCTGGGCCAGGTCTAGGGCCCGGGCCCCAGGCCCTCGGCTTCACTCCCTCTCGGGCAGCCGAGCCGTCCGATCTTCGCTGGCGATCGGCGGTTGCTCCTGGATCGCCGATCGCGCGGGGGTCTGGACCGAGCTTGACCCGACGGCCGACCCGTCGACAAGGGCCTTGAGCTCCTTGCCGACCTTGAAAAACGGCAATCGCTTTTCGGGTACGGCGACCGCGCGACCCGTGCGTGGGTTGCGACCGTCGTAGGGCATGTACTCGCGCACGGTGAACGACCCGAATCCTCGGATCTCGATCCCCTCCCCGCGCTCCAGCGATGCCGTCATGGCGTCAAAGATGCAATTAACCACCACCTCCGCCCTGCCCTTGGTGATCTTGGTGCGTTGTGCAACTGCTTCGATGAGCTCTGACTTGGTCATCAGCTAGGATCGCTCACACCCAACACGGGGCGCCTGCAGCCACGCCACCACAGCGCAGACATTCGGGAGCTGCCGCCCGTGCCCGTCATCGTCTTGACCCGGGGCCTGCTCGATGAATGTGCCAGTATAATCAGTATGTTACCGGAGTCAACAGACATCGCTTCCGCGCCGCTTGTGCCTGGCGAAGGCAGGCTGTGCGTCCCTGCCTCGTAATCGTGCGTTGCGGCCTGATGCTGTCGTTGGGTATCGTGCATCGACCCTCGCGATGCCGCGAAGCGCGCGGTCCGCGGTGATGTGTACCGTGGAAGCGGCCCACACACATGAGGCTGGGAGGAAACCGATGTTGGATGACGATGATGCCGCACTGAAGCAGATCAAGCGGCGCACTTCGCCGATGGGCAGGCTCCTTGCGTTCGCGTTCGTCGGCGGGATCGGCGCTCTGGCTTTCATGTACTACCAGCGCAGCGAGGCCTATGAACGCCGCATGGACGGTGTGATGGCTGCCGGCGAGGAAGCGGACCGCGGCAGGATGCTGGCCATGCTGCGAGCCGAGCTGCACAAGAACGACTACGACGACGTACAGGAGCGCATCATCCGCAACCTCGGTCACTTTCGGGATGCCGAGGCCACGCCGCTGCTGATTCGCGCGCTCGATGAAGGGGGCGTGGTCCGGCGCGCGGCGGCGCTGGCGCTGGCGCGGATCGGTTCCCCTGCCGCCGACGAAGCCAAGCCGAAGCTGTTGGCAGTCCTGCCCCACACCGACGAACGTGATCGGCCCCAGGTGGTGTGGGCGTTGGCGGTTCTACGCGAGCAGGCCGCCACGGATGCCATCTTGTCGGAATTCACCAAGGGGCTCCTGCAGGCGCAACCCGATTTCGACGCCCGCGTCGTCGCCACGGTGTTTGGCGTGCACAAGCTCGGCTCATCCGCACTTACCGCACACCCGGAAGAATCCGTGCGGGCCTTGGTCGCGACGGCCCTGGCCGAGATTGCATCGCCGGCGGTCATCGCGCCCCTGACACGCATGATCAAGAACAGCAAGGAAAGCCCGCAGGTTGTGAGAGCGGCAGCCGCGGGTTTGGCGCGCACTGGTGACCCGCATGTGTCGCAGCCCCTGTTCGACTTGCTGCGGACCCGTCCCGAATTGCGACCTAGTGTCCTCGATGCACTGAAGAAGTCGGCGGCCGCTCCCAACATCGCAGCGCTGCTCGAAGCGGCGAGATCGATCGAGGACAAGCGGGATCTGGTGGCCATTCTGCGGGCGACCCACGATCCAAGAGCAGCCGGCGCGCTGGCGCAGCTCGTTGATGAGCAGGACCCTGACGTGCGTGTCGAGGCCGCGCATGGCCTGGCCGAGCTTGGCGATCCGCGCGCTGTAGCGATCCTGCTCGAGCTCGCCAAGGACGAGGACGATACCGTGGGCCAAGACGCCATCGACGCCCTGCGCGAACTTGGACGTCCGGAAGCAGCCACGGGACTGCTCGCGCTGCTCAAGGGCTTCCCGGGACGCAAAGCCTCGATCTTGCGAGCCCTCGGGGCCTGCCGGGCGCTGCAGGCGGGCCCTGTGATCCAGAAGGAGCTCGGAGGCGACGACGTCGCGGCTGCCGCCAAGGCCTTGGGGCAAATACCCTACCCAAAAGCCTACGCGACGCTTGTGAGGATGCTCCCACGCGACCCCGACATCGACTTCTCAAGACCCAGCGTGGCCAACGAGATGGCTTTCCTGACCCGGCGCGCCGCAATCGTCGGGCTCGCCTACTTTGGCAAGCCCGACCCCAAGGCTATCAGCAGCCTTGTGACGATCATCGAGGACCCCGAGGACGACTTTCGCCTGCGCAGGCAGGCGGGTCAGACGCTCGGCCTGATCGCCGACGATGCACTCCGGGCGACCATCCTGCAGAAAATCACAGATGCCACGTTGGCTGAGGGTATACGGCGCGCGTACGTGCAAGGGTTGTGGCAGAAGCCCGATCGATCCATGGCCAAGGAGCTGTTCTCGCTCTTCACGCCCGAAACGCCGAGCTCGGTGAGGAAAGCAGCCGCACTGGCCATCGGCTACGCTTCGGACCCTGACAACGATGCGAGACTGATCGCGATGCTCGATCGCAAGGAGACCCGCGTCGACGCTGCCTACGCCGTCGTACTTGGGGCGGGCGAAGCAGCCGCAAGGAGGCTCGTCGCCCACCTCGCAAAAGACCGAGATCTGCGCGAGGTCCTGAACATGTCCGTGAACAGCAACGAGCACGATAACTACAACCTCATCGCGGAAGGCATGTTCGAATCCGGACAGGTGTGGCGGCGCCTGCGTGTCGCCGAGATCCTCAGACACGGCGACGAAGAGGCTTCGTATTCCTACGCTTGGCTGGGCTTCACGAGTCGCCTGGCGGCGGGCTGGGACGGCCCCGGCGGCTTGTCCGCGCGCGCCATACGCGAGCGCATCTACGGGACCCTGACGTCTTCGGACGATCCGGAGCTGCGTAGACTCGCGGCAGAGGCGCTCGCAGCCATCAACGAGCGCGGCCTGCTCCTCGCGGCACGAGACAGCCAGCAACGCGGCGCCCGAGAGGCGCGCCAGCTTCTTCTACGGCTCGATCGGCCCCACAAGACGTAACCGTTCACCGGGGTCTTCGTCTCGACGACGTCTTCCCAGGCGGCTTTCTGGGCGGCTTTCGTCCTCGGCCTCGCCCTGCGCCGCAGCTGATCTGAACCGCAGCCGCACAGTACTCCTCGGGCGATTCCTGCGGGCGCGCTCGCCCAGAAAACCGCCTGAAAACCCGACTCCCAGGGGCCTGAACGGTTACCACACAAGACCTAGTGCTGCGTTTCGCTGCATAGCGGGAGATGCCGGGGCTAGCGAGGATTTTCTCGAGAACGTAAGCCGCCCTGGCGCGAGTCTGGACAGGAACTACAGGAGCACTGCGCCGCAGGGAAACGACACATCAACCACAGCGCCGCCCTTCTTGAGCGTATCGCATGCCGTGCCGTTCACGGTCACCGTGCTGGGGCCGGTAAGCACCCAGCCATTGGGATCGTTGCAGGTCAGCATCTGGCCGTTCAGGATCACGGTGCCCTCGCAGGGGTTCTGGGAAACCACGGTTCCGTCCAGCTTGATCTGGCACGTGACCGCGTTGCCCACGATGCCGTGCAGCGCCTTGCGTAGGGCCGCGTCGTGAAGCGGGTTGAAGTAGTTCTTGGGCCTGGGGTTACCGGCGGGCAGGCCCGCACCGATGTTGGCTACCCGCTTCAAGTGCGCGGTCCGCCGCGGATCATCCGGACCGGCCAGCTCGATCACGAAAGTAGTAATGCCGAGCGAGAACGCCCGCTCCACTTCGGTCTCCACCTCGGTCGTGTTGGGCTCCTCGACCATGGTACAGCCTGGCGGCCCCTGAGTGGCGCCCCAGCCGCACCGGCATGGTTCGGTCGGAGTCGGAAGCACAGGCACCAGCGGAGGCATGGGGTTCGGGTCGCATCTCGGCAGGTTGAGCAGACAGGAGTGAGGGGCTCCGTCCGTGGCCAGCAGGAACAACACCGGATGCTGCATGACGTCCGGACCAAAAGCACCAATGTAGCCGAGCATCATCATCTTCTCGATCGAGTCCCGCAGCGCCTCGGCAGTCGGCGTACTTCCGCTTGGACTATGCTTGACGTACTCGTCGTGCAGGGGCAGGTACTGGTTGATCTGCGGGGGCATCCACACCAAGTCGGGACAACCATCCGTGTAACGATCGTCCGTGTACATCTGCAGCGCAAACTGCACGGTGCTGGCGAACTCGTTGAACAGGCTGCGGTTCACAGGCATGTTGGGATGCGCAAGCATTACGGGGCCCACCAGCTCGTTGCGCAGGATGTCCCAGCGTGTTCTGTTGATGTTCTCGCTGAGGGGATCCCCCATGCTGCCGCTCTGATCGACGATCGCCACCACGATCGGTGCGACGTGGGTCGCGTTCACGGCCACGGCGTGGCACTGGCCAGGCGCCCCGGGTGAACCGGTGCCGACCCGGCCGCCATCGAAGCCCATGGCCCCGGTGGCGGTGCCTTGTGGATTCGCGCCGGGCAGCGGCCTGGGACAACGGCCGTTGGTCAGGCACATCTGGCCGTCGAGGCAAAGCTTGCCCTGGTCGCAGTCCTTGGTGCAGGCGTTGTTGGGACCGCAATACAAACCTGCGGGGCAAGCACCGCTGCTACCGCCGCACATCTGACCGCAGCCCGCTCCACCCATCAGACAAGCCTGCCCGGGTGGCGTGATCACACCCGAGCCAGAGCGCCGACTATCCGACGAGCTGGTGCAGCCCAAGACGACGGCCATTGAGGCTACCGCGATCGGCATCCAGGGAATTGTGACGCGTGCCATACCGCCTCCATACATCCGACAACTGTTGGGGGTCGTGTCGCTCAAGCGATGGGGTGAGCCAATTCAAACCAGACGAGTTCAAGCCAGACGAGCGAATTCTGTCACACAACGTGCGCAGCCGCCAGCGTCTGCGTTCCCTGAGGACAGGATTGTGCACAAGTTGGCAGCAACGACTACCCCATCGCCATGGATGTGTGCAACTGGCCGTGCTTCCGGTCGGCTTTTTTTACTTCTCTGCCCCAGGCGTGGAGTATCGGGATGGACTGCTTGAGGTCTGTTGGGCATCCTTTTTGAGCACCTTTCCTACCCAGGGCATGGCGGCTGTCCTCTTCGCCTCGGGCTGCGCGCGCGTGGTGCCCGTCCTATTCGCCTGCGGCTGCGCGAGCGGCGCCCACAGCACAGCCGGCGGCATCGGGACTCAGGAGGGGGCTGCCACCGAGCACACGCCTGGTACAACGGCCCGGAAACTCGATCCGGGTTTCCGGGCCGTTGTGCCTGAATCGACAAGTAGTCCACGGATACACTGGTCGCCGATCCGGGTTCCGGAGCCGGTCCTCACCAGTCCTGGGGCCGGTTCCGGAGCCCGGACCGAACTTGTGATCCGTGGTACCAGGCGCGAGCACGCGTCTTCGCGAAAGCAAACTCTGGATGGGCACGGGTTCCCAGCGGCCCCGAGCGGTCCGGCACCGAGCTCCGGGCCTGCTGCCCGTTCCGCGCCAAAAGAACCGAACAGCGGCTCCACGATCGGGCTCGACCGTCCCGCCGCTGCGCCCGATGCGGTAATCGAGGGCTGGAGCGGACCCATCCCGCGTGCTTTTTTCGACGGGCTGCGCCGAGCGGAAACGGGTCACGGCGTGACCAGGATCGTGGTCTACGGGGCCTCGCACGTTGCCTCGGACCTGTTCACGGGTGAGCTTCGGCTCAGGCTGCAGCAGCGCTTCGGCGAGGCGGGACCCGGCTTCGTGCTGCCCGCCAAGCCGTGGCGTTACTATCGCAACAGCCTGATCGAGCACGAAGCATCCTCCGGTTGGACAAGCCTGCGCGTGCGCGTCGATGACCTCGAGAGCGACCGCGCGGGACCGGCGGGGCTGCTCGGCCTGGCTGGCGTGGCCGTGGAGGCGCCTGGGGCGGCAGACTGCAGCCTGAGGACGCGCAGCCACGGTGTACTGACGGGCCACGCCAGCGTCCTGGAGCTGTACTACGCCAAACAACCCGGTGGCGGGCACCTCGAGTGGAGCGTCGACGGCAGACCGGTCGGCCTGCTGTCCACCGCCGCCACGAGCTGGCAGACGGACTACGCGCGGATCGAGCTGGCAGACGCAGAGCACCGTGTGCACCTGCGTGCCCGAGGCGACGGCCCGGTGCGCGTCTACGGGATGACGGTCGAACGAGACAGGCACGGCGTGATCGTGGACACGGTAGGGATTCCGGGGGCCCGCGCGCGCTATCAACTGCTGTGGAACGAGGCACTCGTGCGGGAGCACCTGGCGAGGCGTGCCCCGGATCTGGTCGTGCTCGCGTACGGCACGAACGAAAGTGGAGACGACGTCGTTCCCATCGGGCTCTACCGAGCGCAGCTGCATCGGGTCCTGCGCAGGGTTCGGGACGCGCTCCCCGAAAGCGCTTGCCTTCTTGTCGGCCCCTCCGACCGACCTCGCAAGGGTTCCGACGGGACCTGGGGCCCGAGGCCGCGTACGGGGCAGGTGGTGGCCGAGCAACGCGCTGCCGCGCGCAAGTTTCACTGCGGTTTTTTCGATCTGGTGCGGTTCATGGGAGGACCCATGTCCATGGTTCGCTGGGTGCTCGCAGACCCGCCGCTGGGGAGGCGGGACCACGTGCACTTCACGCGTGCCGGCTACGAGAAGCTGGGAGGCGCACTGTTTCGAGCGCTTCTCGTGGGCTACGACAAGCCCTGAGGCGCCGGGGCGGAAACCGAGCTATTGGTCAGCGGCGTGCCAGGTAGTCGGCAAACCCCTTGAGCAGCGCCTTGTGGAACATCACGCCGATCTTCTCGTAGCCTGCGGGCGTGGCGTGGCGGAAGTCGCTCAGCGCCAACCTCGGCCGAGCACGATACCAGCGCCAAATCGAGCGTGGTCCGCCCATGGCCTGGAAGGTGTCGAAGAACGCGCAGCCCTCGGCGGCGGCAGCGCTCCGTTGGACCTCGACCAAGCGCGGCAGGTTGGCCACCGTCTCGATGCGCCCGCGACGGGTCTTGCGTCCTTGATCGAGTGGAGCGAAGAGCAAACATGCAACCCGGGTCCCGCCCCGCATGATCTGAACGACGCGCCGCAGATCGCGCTCGTACAGGCCCCAGTCGGAGATGGGATCCGTGGCCTCGTTGCCCCCGAAGCCAAGCACCAGGAGATCGGGATTGCGCCACCCAATCTGGCGGCGGATGTGCTCCGGCTCGAAGTTCAACAGGCGCCGGGCCCGGGCGCCCACCAGCCCGAGCGAGTCGTACACGACGCCTGGCCCGTCCCTCTCGAGCACGACGCCATAGAGGCGGGTGTGCCCACGCCCAGCTACCTGCAGTCGCAACAGATGTGGGCCATCGACGGCATCGACGACTTCCCACTGATCGGCAACGGGTCCGCGCGTGTTGATCAGCTTCGAGCGCCCGCGATCGAGACGGTACTTGATGAGGCCTCCACGCGGATGCCGTTGATAATGAATCTCGAAGCGACCGACCCTCGTTCCTACAGGGCCATCCCTTACCGAGCCGAAGTACGCCTTGGCGCCTGGTTGTCCCCGGTACTGCACGCCGCCGTAGCCGTACCAGCCCTTGCCAAGCCGCCGGCGTACGATGGGGTACAGCTCCCAGTCGTCGCTCGAGCGATGGCGGATGCCACGATGCAGGTAGTGCATGTAGCCGCGCGCGATGAGCATGAATCCGTGACCCGCATCGCCGAAGCGCTGCTGCAGGTTTCGGCGCATGGTGTGGGTGATGCCATCCGCTGCCACGGCGGAATCGCCGTAGTGCGCAACACGTGTGATGGCACCCGGAAGCCCTTGGGCGGTGCGCAGCAGCGCCTCGTAGAAGCGAGCAAGTGGGTCGCCTCCGCCCGGGCTTTCGATCTCGCGTTCGAGATCGGCATAGGCTCGAGGATCGATCGTGACCCCGAGCGAGCGCGTCGGCCTGCCTTGCGGCTGGGTTTTGGGCTCGTCGGCTGGCCGGGATGCCACAGGAGCCTGGCTCTGCAGCGGTGGCTCGGCTGCTGCCCGATGGGGCGGTGGTGGAGCTTGCGATCGCTCGGTCTCGCCCCGGCTCGTCTGCGCAGACCCGATAGCCGTGGCCGCCTCCGCGAACTCGGGCAGGCTCGCAGCCTCTTGCGGCCCGAACAGCCGCCCTATGGGTACACCTTCGCTCGGCAGCCAGGGCCGCAACCGTTCGAGCCCGGGCGCCAAGTACGTCAGCGCAGCCAAGACGGAGGCCGTGCAAACCACGAGACCAAGCCGCCCCAGCTCGGAGGCGGTCAGCCTGTCCGGCAAGGGCGAACGAAACGGAGCATGGCGATTGGGAACGGTCACGGCGGTCGGCTACTCTCGGGCGGGCGTTGGGCTATTCTTGGAAGTACCCTCAGAACTGGAAGTAGATATAGGGAACGACCTCCTGACTGGCGGTCAACAGCAACCCCGCGGCCAGGGCAGCCAGGGCAACCCCCTGGGCCGGCGCAGGCATCTGCACGAAGGCGTGCTTGAGGCGCTCGAACGACTCTGCCGGTAGGTAATGGGCGGCGTAGCCGGCGAGAAGCACACACCAGATGCTCAGCGTGACATGACCCAGACCGAAGCTGCCATCCAGCAGCCGGCCTCCGACGGCCAGCGCGTTGTCCCAACCCGTGCTCCGAAAGAAGATACGCGACAAGACCACGAAGTGCAGGGTAGCTGTGATCTTGAGCAAGGTCACAGGACGTGAGTCCACGGTCAGACGCGTCCGCCCGGAGCGCAGGTACAGAAAGCGGTGGGCGACCATGGCCGCCGCTTGGATCAAACCGTACACCACGAACGTCCATGCCGCCCCGTGCCACAGGCCGATGAGGAACATGGTAAGGCCCAAGTTCCAGTAGGCCCTCAGGGGGTGCACGCGAGAGCCGCCCAACGGGAAATACAGGTAATCGCGCAGCCAGCTCGACAGCGTCATGTGCCAGCGGCGCCAGAAGTCAGCCGGGCTGGTCGCCGCGTAGGGACGATCGAAGTTCTCGGGCAGCCGCAACCCGAACAGCATGGCCGAGCCCCGCGCCACGTCCGTGTAACCTGAGAAATCGCAGTATATCTGCAGGGTGTAGCCGTACAGACCCACCATCACTTCGGCAGCGCTGTACGCGGAGGGATCGTCGAAGACGCGGTCAACGAGGTTGACCGCAAGGTAGTCTGCTACGGCGACCTTCTTCAGCAGTCCGGTCGCGATCAGGAACATGCCTTCCCCCACGAGCCCGGATTGTAGAGCGGCGGAGCTGCGCAGCTGGGGCAAGAACTCGGTGGCTCGCACGATAGGGCCCGCCACGAGCTGGGGAAAGAAGGTGACGTAGAACGCGAACTCCAAGAGGTTGCGTGTGGGCTTGAGCTCGCCCCGGTAGACGTCGACCGTGTAGCTGATGGTCTGAAAGGTATAGAAAGAGATCCCTACGGGAAGCAGCACGTCCAGGTAGGGGGCGGTCACATGCAGGCCCACCAGGCCCAGGCCATCGGCGAATGCCGTCGCAAAGAAGTTGAAGTACTTGAACACCCCCAGAAGTCCCAAGTTGCCGGCCAGGCTCGCCCCAAGCCAGAAACGACGTACGCGGGGCGTGCTCGACGCGTGAATCGCGCGGGCCGCGGTATAGTCCAGGAGAACGGACCCGAGGATCAGCACCACGTAGCGGGGACTCCAAGCCGTGTAGAACACGCAGGAGCAGCCGAACACGAACAGGAGACGCAGCAGCTTGACGCGAGCGAGAAACCAATAGCCGCACACGGCAAGCAGTAGAAACAGCAGGTAGTCGAGGGAGTTGAAGAGCATGACCGGCGGTGCGCTCACAGAACGCCAGGGACGATGCCACGAGTGCATCGCAGTCCTTCGGCTTGTCAAGAAGCCCGCCCGGCTGCAGCGGAGCCTGGGAGCGGCTTTCGCCCTGCTCGTGGCCCTGGGATTCGGCGCGGTGTGCGCGGGCGATGCAGGCGCACAGCAACCTACACCCGGCCGCTCCCGAGCCTCGGGCCCAGCCAGACCTGACGCCGCCCCGCTGGAGCCGGGCGCCGGGGCGCCAGCCGAGGTTCCCCTACTCCGTGCCCGGCTGTGGAACGACGGTAAGGCCGAGATTTCCAGCTACGCCACCGTCGAGCGACGCTACGGAATCCTCCGCAAAGGCACCGCCACGCTGATCGTCGTGAGCGAGCCCTTCGATCCTCGGTCCCTGCTCAAGGTCGAGCCAGGCCAGAAGCCTCCCGCCGTGCTGCCGGTAATCAAGCTCAACACGATCGTAGAGGTACGGACCGGCGTCTACACATACCACCAGATGG from Pseudomonadota bacterium includes these protein-coding regions:
- a CDS encoding MBOAT family protein: MLFNSLDYLLFLLLAVCGYWFLARVKLLRLLFVFGCSCVFYTAWSPRYVVLILGSVLLDYTAARAIHASSTPRVRRFWLGASLAGNLGLLGVFKYFNFFATAFADGLGLVGLHVTAPYLDVLLPVGISFYTFQTISYTVDVYRGELKPTRNLLEFAFYVTFFPQLVAGPIVRATEFLPQLRSSAALQSGLVGEGMFLIATGLLKKVAVADYLAVNLVDRVFDDPSAYSAAEVMVGLYGYTLQIYCDFSGYTDVARGSAMLFGLRLPENFDRPYAATSPADFWRRWHMTLSSWLRDYLYFPLGGSRVHPLRAYWNLGLTMFLIGLWHGAAWTFVVYGLIQAAAMVAHRFLYLRSGRTRLTVDSRPVTLLKITATLHFVVLSRIFFRSTGWDNALAVGGRLLDGSFGLGHVTLSIWCVLLAGYAAHYLPAESFERLKHAFVQMPAPAQGVALAALAAGLLLTASQEVVPYIYFQF
- a CDS encoding GDSL-type esterase/lipase family protein — its product is MTVPNRHAPFRSPLPDRLTASELGRLGLVVCTASVLAALTYLAPGLERLRPWLPSEGVPIGRLFGPQEAASLPEFAEAATAIGSAQTSRGETERSQAPPPPHRAAAEPPLQSQAPVASRPADEPKTQPQGRPTRSLGVTIDPRAYADLEREIESPGGGDPLARFYEALLRTAQGLPGAITRVAHYGDSAVAADGITHTMRRNLQQRFGDAGHGFMLIARGYMHYLHRGIRHRSSDDWELYPIVRRRLGKGWYGYGGVQYRGQPGAKAYFGSVRDGPVGTRVGRFEIHYQRHPRGGLIKYRLDRGRSKLINTRGPVADQWEVVDAVDGPHLLRLQVAGRGHTRLYGVVLERDGPGVVYDSLGLVGARARRLLNFEPEHIRRQIGWRNPDLLVLGFGGNEATDPISDWGLYERDLRRVVQIMRGGTRVACLLFAPLDQGRKTRRGRIETVANLPRLVEVQRSAAAAEGCAFFDTFQAMGGPRSIWRWYRARPRLALSDFRHATPAGYEKIGVMFHKALLKGFADYLARR
- a CDS encoding GDSL-type esterase/lipase family protein, with the protein product MTRIVVYGASHVASDLFTGELRLRLQQRFGEAGPGFVLPAKPWRYYRNSLIEHEASSGWTSLRVRVDDLESDRAGPAGLLGLAGVAVEAPGAADCSLRTRSHGVLTGHASVLELYYAKQPGGGHLEWSVDGRPVGLLSTAATSWQTDYARIELADAEHRVHLRARGDGPVRVYGMTVERDRHGVIVDTVGIPGARARYQLLWNEALVREHLARRAPDLVVLAYGTNESGDDVVPIGLYRAQLHRVLRRVRDALPESACLLVGPSDRPRKGSDGTWGPRPRTGQVVAEQRAAARKFHCGFFDLVRFMGGPMSMVRWVLADPPLGRRDHVHFTRAGYEKLGGALFRALLVGYDKP
- a CDS encoding glutamate-cysteine ligase family protein, which encodes MQPALPPPIEDLDSLLAPLYAACKPRARWRVGTEAEKFGVDAATGRPAAYDGTHGVRAILQQLVTRHGWFEEREYAGGDVIALRRGDASITLEPGAQLELSGAPLGSIHQTCAELRNHMTELRDVSEPSNVVWLGLGYHPVATPDQLPWVPKLRYQVMREYLPTRGSRALDMMRRTCTVQANLDYSSERDAMRKLRLALAAQPIVTAMFANSPFVEGRIGSHCSERAQVWLDVDPDRTGLLPFAWEATASFRSYVEWALDVPMFLVKRGERLYPSAGLTFRRFMHDGWQGLQATLPDWEAHLNSLFPEVRLKQTLEVRGADGQSQPMVCAIPALWKGLLYDTPSCEQLERLVAPLDHDTVQRARPAIARQGLRAVLAKRPVLEWALQVCEIAVAGLRRQSHLNRERSDETVHLERVRELLQHGQTPSEALLAKIDRGHDLIPQILRLGQV
- a CDS encoding HEAT repeat domain-containing protein, whose protein sequence is MLDDDDAALKQIKRRTSPMGRLLAFAFVGGIGALAFMYYQRSEAYERRMDGVMAAGEEADRGRMLAMLRAELHKNDYDDVQERIIRNLGHFRDAEATPLLIRALDEGGVVRRAAALALARIGSPAADEAKPKLLAVLPHTDERDRPQVVWALAVLREQAATDAILSEFTKGLLQAQPDFDARVVATVFGVHKLGSSALTAHPEESVRALVATALAEIASPAVIAPLTRMIKNSKESPQVVRAAAAGLARTGDPHVSQPLFDLLRTRPELRPSVLDALKKSAAAPNIAALLEAARSIEDKRDLVAILRATHDPRAAGALAQLVDEQDPDVRVEAAHGLAELGDPRAVAILLELAKDEDDTVGQDAIDALRELGRPEAATGLLALLKGFPGRKASILRALGACRALQAGPVIQKELGGDDVAAAAKALGQIPYPKAYATLVRMLPRDPDIDFSRPSVANEMAFLTRRAAIVGLAYFGKPDPKAISSLVTIIEDPEDDFRLRRQAGQTLGLIADDALRATILQKITDATLAEGIRRAYVQGLWQKPDRSMAKELFSLFTPETPSSVRKAAALAIGYASDPDNDARLIAMLDRKETRVDAAYAVVLGAGEAAARRLVAHLAKDRDLREVLNMSVNSNEHDNYNLIAEGMFESGQVWRRLRVAEILRHGDEEASYSYAWLGFTSRLAAGWDGPGGLSARAIRERIYGTLTSSDDPELRRLAAEALAAINERGLLLAARDSQQRGAREARQLLLRLDRPHKT